One Burkholderia sp. 9120 genomic window, GCGTGGTGGTGTTGCCGAGCGCGGCCTGTCCGCTGACGGTGACCGACTTCTATCAGGTGGCCGAGACCTCGGACGTACCAGGCGGTGTGCTGAACATCGTGACGGGCGAACGCGCCGCGCTGTTGCCCGCGCTTGCCCGCCATGACGACATCGACGCGGTCTGGTGCTTCGGCAGCGCGGAAGACTCGACGCTGGTCGAACGTGAATCGGTCGGCAATCTGAAACGGACCTTCGTCGATCATGGCCGCCAGTTCGACTGGTACGACCATTCGAGCGAAGGCCGGCCGTTTCTGCGTCAGGCCGTGCAGGTGAAGAACATCTGGATACCTTATGGCGATTGACGGACAGCCTCATTAATTAGCGTCCGCGAGGCGACCGACTGACCTGCACGCCAACCAGAAAATGGAGGAGACAACGTGCTGAAGAATCTGCAACTGCTACTCGATGCCGACGTGCCGTGCGCACGTCAGGTATCCGCCTTCGTGTCCCCGAGCCGAACCATGCAAGGGGAACGCGCATGAGTGTGAACAACTCGATCGAACGGCGCGGTCGCGTCGTGATTCTGGGCATTTACGTGACCGACCTGACGTTTCGCGCCGAGCGTATGCCGTTGATCGGCGAGACGATCGCCGGCTCCGCGTTCGCGATGGGGCCGGGCGGCAAGGGCTCGAATCAGGCGGTGGCCGCCGCGCGCGCCGGCGCCGACGTGGTGTTCTGCACACGTCTCGGCAACGACGCGTTCGGTGAAATCGCCCGCGCGACGTGGGCCAGGGAAGGCATTACGGCGCGGGCGTCGGTGATCGACGGCGTCTCGACCGGCGCAGCGCATATCTTCGTCGAGGACACGAGCGGCATGAACGCGATCATCGTCGCGTCCGGCGCGGCCGGCACGATGAATGCGGCCGACGTCGACGCGATTGAAGCGGACATTGCCGGTGCGCGAGTTTTCGTTACGCAACTGGAACAGCCGCTGCCGGCCGCGCGTCGCGGACTCGAAGTGGCGCGGCGGCACGGCGTCATTACCGTATTCAATCCCGCGCCCGCGTTACCGCTCGACGACGACATCTTTCCGTTGTGCGACTACATCACCCCGAACGAAACCGAAGCCACTGCGCTGACCGGCGTGCCGATCGCGAACGCCGACGACGCTCGCCGTGCCGCCGACGTCCTGCTCGCCAAAGGCGTCGGCACGGTGATCGTGACGCTCGGCGAAGCCGGCGCGCTGCTGCATTCGGCGACGCAATCCGTCTTCGTGCCGGCTTATCACTGTGGCCGCGTGGTGGAAACAGCGGGCGCGGGCGACGGCTTCACCGGCGGTTTTGCCGCGGCGCTCGCGCGTGGCGACGATCCGATCGCGGCACTGCGGTTCGGTTGCGCGTTGGCCGGTATTTCCGTTACGCGTCCGGGCACAGCGCCTTCCATGCCGACGCTGGATGAAGTGAATCGTGTATTGAATCAGTCGGCCAGCGACTCGCAGGCATCCTGACCGGCCCGTTGTGAACTTCGGCCAGCGCGTGAAGTTCATGAAGCATGAGGAGAGTGTTGTCACCATGAAGTCCTCGTTCACCGCAGCAAAACTGTTCGGCGACCGGCAACTGAATTTTCTGCTGATCGTCAACGTGCTCGTCGTGCTGATCGCGACGTGGCTCTCGCATGGTCAGTTCGTCGATATCGACAATCTGCAGTCGATGGGTGGGCAACTCCCCGAACTCGGTCTGCTCGCGCTCGGCATCATGCTCTCGATGGTCTCGGGCAACGGCGGTATCGATCTGTCCGGCGTCGGCCTGGCGAACCTGTCCGGCATGGTCGCGGCGCTGATCGTGCCGCATTTTGTTAATGGCGACAATTCGCCCGCGCTCTATACGTCGCTGTTCTGCGTGATCGTGGTGGTGATGGGATTGCTTGGCGGGCTGTTGAACGGCGTGGTGATCGCGCGGCTCAGGCTCACGCCGATTCTCTGCACGCTCGGCACGCAATTACTGTTCACGGGTTTCGCGGTGGTGCTTAGTAATGGCGCCTCGGTCCATGTGGACTATGTCGATCCGCTGTCGGATATCGGTAACGGTACGGTGTTTCAGGTGCCGATCGCGTTCTGCATCTTTATCGCCGCGGTGATCGTGCTCGGCTGGTTGCTAAGGCGCAGCCCGTTCGGCTTGCGTCTCTATCTGATGGGCACCAATCCCAAAGCGGCTTTCTACGCCGGCATTCCGCGTGCGCGCATGCTGATCACCACGTATGCCATGTGCGGCGTGCTCGCGTCGCTGGCCGGACTGATTAGCGCGACGCATACGTCCAGCGCGAAATGGGACTACGGCAACTCCTATCTGCTGATTGCGATTCTGATCGCGGTGATGGGCGGCGTGAATCCCGCCGGCGGTCATGGCCGCATCATCTGCGTGTTTTTTGCCGCGACGGTGCTGCAGTTTCTGTCCAGCCTGTTCAATCTGATGGGCGTCTCGCAGTTCTTCGGCGATTGCGCCTGGGGCTTTCTGTTGCTGCTGTCGCTCGCGTTTGCGGGTGGCGAGCGGGTGCGGACCATTTTCGGATTCGGCGGCGGCGGGACGGGCGCAACGGGGTCAGGCCCAAGTCCAGGCCCCGACGCCGCGCAGAAACGTTAGCGAGCGCCAGCGCGCTCGATCAGGGATTCAGTACACAGCGGACAACGAGCCCTGGCTGTCCGTCACGATTAAGTGGGCGACATCGAACGAATAAAGGAGACTTGGCATGAAACTGACTCGACTGAGCGCCGCGTTGACAGCCGGCGCGCTTGCGGTAGGCGTGATCGCGGCGGCGCATGCGGCGACCAATGAGACGATCGTGACCGTCGTCAAGGTGACCGGCATCAACTGGTTCAACCGGATGGACGACGGCGTCAAGCAATTCGCGAAAGACAATCCGGGCGTGACCGCCTATCAGACCGGTCCGGGCCGCGCGGATGCAGCACAGCAACTCAAGATCATCGAAGACCTGATCGCGAAGAAGGTCACGGCCATCGCCGTGGTGCCCTACGATCCGCCCACACTCGAACCCGCGCTGAAGAAAGCGATGGATCGCGGCATCAAGGTGGTGACGCATGAGGCCGACAACGAAAAGAACACGATGGTCGACATCGAAGCGTTCGACAACACCGCGTACGGCGCGGGCCTGAACGAACGGCTCGCTTCCTGCATGCACGACGACGGCAAGTGGGCCGTGCTGGTCGGCTCGCTCGGCAGCCGTTCGCAGGTGCAGTGGGCCGACGGCGGGATCGGCAACGCGAAGGCCAAGTATCCGAAGATGGATCTGGTCGAGCCGAAGCTCGAAACCAATAACGACGGCGAGCGCGCGTACGAAGTCGCGAAAGAAGTGCTGCGCAAGCACCCGGACCTGAAGGGGTTCCAGGGTTCGTCGTCGCTCGACGTGATCGGCATTGGCCGCGCGGTCGAAGAGGCCGGCATGCAGGGCAAGATCTGCGTGTACGGTACGGGCCTGCCGACAGAAGCGGGCAAGTTCCTCGAAAGCGGCGCGATCAACGGCATTGCGTTCTGGGACCCGAAACTCGCGGGCATTGCAATGAACAAGATCGCGCAGATGCTGATCGACGGCAAGACGGTCGAGAACGGCGCCGACCTCGGCATTCCGGGTTACACGAAGGTCACCGTTGCGAAAGGGCCGGGTAAGGGCATTATCGTGCGCGGTCAGGGCTGGGTGAACGTCGACAAGTCGAACTACAAGCAGTATCCGTTCTGAGCGCGTTGCGCAGTTTGCCTTGTCGGTCACGGCGTCCTCAACGGACTTCCTGCGGGGACGCCGCAACAGTTTCACGTCACGATGAATCGCACCATGAATCAAGACGTATCTTCAGCTAGTTCCGACGCAGCGCAGCCGTTTTTGCAAGTGGTCGGCGTCCACAAGCGCTTCACTGGCGTGCATGCTTTGCGTGGCGTGAGTCTGTCGTTCGAGCGTGGCCAGATCTATCACCTGCTCGGTGAAAACGGCTGCGGCAAGAGCACGCTCATCAAGATCATCTCCGGCGCGCAGCCGCCTGACGAAGGCGAACTCGTGATCGAAGGCGTGCGTCATGCGCGGCTCTCGGCGCTCGAATCGCTCGCGGCCGGCATCGAAACCGTCTATCAGGATCTTTCGCTACTGCCCAATATGAGCGTGGCGGAAAATGTCGCGCTGACCGCCGAACTGGCCGGGCATGCGGGCAAGCTCGCCCGCACGTTCGACCGCCGCGCGCTGGCGCGCACGGCGGCGCGCGCGCTCGAATCGGTCGGCCTGCCCGGCGACGCCGGGTTTCAGGCGACGCTCATCGAACAATTGCCGCTCGCCACGCGGCAACTCGTGGCGATCGCTCGCGCGATTGCCAGCGAGGCGAAGTTCGTCATCATGGACGAGCCGACTACGTCGCTGACGCAAAAGGAAGTCGACAACCTGATCGCGGTGCTCGCCAATCTGCGCGCGCAGGACGTGACGGTGCTGTTCGTGAGCCACAAGCTCGACGAGTGCTACGCGATCGGCGGCGAAGTGATCGTGCTGCGCGACGGACAAACCATGGCACAAGGACCGATCG contains:
- the rbsK gene encoding ribokinase codes for the protein MSVNNSIERRGRVVILGIYVTDLTFRAERMPLIGETIAGSAFAMGPGGKGSNQAVAAARAGADVVFCTRLGNDAFGEIARATWAREGITARASVIDGVSTGAAHIFVEDTSGMNAIIVASGAAGTMNAADVDAIEADIAGARVFVTQLEQPLPAARRGLEVARRHGVITVFNPAPALPLDDDIFPLCDYITPNETEATALTGVPIANADDARRAADVLLAKGVGTVIVTLGEAGALLHSATQSVFVPAYHCGRVVETAGAGDGFTGGFAAALARGDDPIAALRFGCALAGISVTRPGTAPSMPTLDEVNRVLNQSASDSQAS
- a CDS encoding ABC transporter permease, yielding MKSSFTAAKLFGDRQLNFLLIVNVLVVLIATWLSHGQFVDIDNLQSMGGQLPELGLLALGIMLSMVSGNGGIDLSGVGLANLSGMVAALIVPHFVNGDNSPALYTSLFCVIVVVMGLLGGLLNGVVIARLRLTPILCTLGTQLLFTGFAVVLSNGASVHVDYVDPLSDIGNGTVFQVPIAFCIFIAAVIVLGWLLRRSPFGLRLYLMGTNPKAAFYAGIPRARMLITTYAMCGVLASLAGLISATHTSSAKWDYGNSYLLIAILIAVMGGVNPAGGHGRIICVFFAATVLQFLSSLFNLMGVSQFFGDCAWGFLLLLSLAFAGGERVRTIFGFGGGGTGATGSGPSPGPDAAQKR
- a CDS encoding autoinducer 2 ABC transporter substrate-binding protein yields the protein MKLTRLSAALTAGALAVGVIAAAHAATNETIVTVVKVTGINWFNRMDDGVKQFAKDNPGVTAYQTGPGRADAAQQLKIIEDLIAKKVTAIAVVPYDPPTLEPALKKAMDRGIKVVTHEADNEKNTMVDIEAFDNTAYGAGLNERLASCMHDDGKWAVLVGSLGSRSQVQWADGGIGNAKAKYPKMDLVEPKLETNNDGERAYEVAKEVLRKHPDLKGFQGSSSLDVIGIGRAVEEAGMQGKICVYGTGLPTEAGKFLESGAINGIAFWDPKLAGIAMNKIAQMLIDGKTVENGADLGIPGYTKVTVAKGPGKGIIVRGQGWVNVDKSNYKQYPF